A single Abditibacteriaceae bacterium DNA region contains:
- the rimI gene encoding ribosomal protein S18-alanine N-acetyltransferase, translating into MISLRSATAEDLDAICAIDQKSFAQPWARASFETALADAERSIFLVAQNEAVCGFGLAWNVGDEGEVATIAVDESARGQGVGETLMRALLEELQARAVTAVFLEVRPSNCAAQRLYRRLGFAVVGERRNYYANGESALVMKNEL; encoded by the coding sequence ATGATTTCGCTGCGTTCTGCAACAGCCGAAGACCTCGACGCCATTTGTGCCATCGATCAGAAATCGTTTGCGCAACCATGGGCGCGTGCGTCATTTGAAACCGCGCTTGCGGACGCTGAACGCTCGATTTTTTTGGTGGCGCAGAACGAGGCTGTGTGTGGTTTTGGCCTTGCGTGGAATGTCGGCGATGAAGGGGAAGTTGCCACGATCGCAGTGGATGAGAGCGCTCGCGGGCAGGGCGTCGGGGAAACGTTGATGCGCGCTTTACTCGAAGAACTGCAAGCGCGCGCTGTGACTGCGGTGTTTCTGGAAGTGCGCCCGTCCAACTGTGCGGCGCAGCGCTTGTATCGGCGTTTGGGCTTTGCGGTTGTCGGAGAGCGCCGCAATTATTATGCGAACGGCGAAAGCGCGCTCGTGATGAAAAACGAACTGTAA
- a CDS encoding diguanylate cyclase, whose translation MALRRRILFQALFAVALLTMIVGGATAWLVARQFQRAEAGFARETMGRVRTMLIQSGAARAKGSTVEFSRSFQPSKTLPRISKMIGVSVEARSKNLSGEWARAAKQLETARQTSLVAFPSGNGTAAWTSGRQSGVRILLRASVPLRLSALRQRILIGLGGALLFGGLLLGSATALVIDKLVLRQLQQRLIEANDSKGDIALAPAPDVSGLTNELAASERKGRESEELFRQMAINASDVLYAMYPESERMEWFGQIDQMLGFANGSFPRTVEAWAEHIHPDEAENIISLYTRSCESGEQFSVEYRMRHRNGSYRTWSHRGKPLFDGNKRLQRVIGACTDITDRKRAEARLRESEEKLSRIVETAANGILICGRDDTITFANPAAEAIFGAGRDEVTNQKYGGGSWRLTRADGGEFPHGEWPGAWAIASGEAVYNIEHSIEQGNGRVVVVSVNAAPIHDDNGEIISAVLGITDVTGRKALEDRLTFQAFHDPLTKLPNRALLMDRLTHAIIRARRSKTGVAVLFLDLDNFKKTNDTLGHDAGDELLKATAERLKTCVRGGDTAARFAGDEFVLLLDNIVDEAGAVIVADRVLKTLMESVEIKGEQVYAPPSIGLALGTPDDSAETVLKRADEAMYLAKRGGKARYVIWREESPVEINVTP comes from the coding sequence ATGGCTCTTCGCCGCCGGATTCTATTTCAAGCCTTGTTCGCCGTCGCGCTGCTGACGATGATTGTCGGCGGAGCGACGGCGTGGCTTGTCGCGCGGCAGTTTCAGCGCGCCGAGGCCGGTTTCGCGCGCGAAACGATGGGCCGCGTCCGCACGATGCTAATTCAAAGTGGTGCCGCGCGCGCCAAAGGGAGTACGGTCGAATTCAGTCGTAGCTTTCAGCCCTCGAAAACCCTGCCGCGTATTTCAAAGATGATTGGCGTTTCCGTTGAGGCACGGTCGAAGAACCTTTCCGGCGAATGGGCGCGTGCAGCGAAGCAATTGGAAACAGCGCGGCAGACGTCACTGGTTGCGTTTCCGTCGGGGAACGGCACCGCTGCATGGACAAGTGGACGCCAGAGCGGCGTTCGTATTTTGTTGAGAGCTTCGGTTCCTTTGCGTTTGAGCGCGTTACGCCAGCGCATTCTTATCGGATTGGGTGGCGCACTGTTGTTTGGTGGATTGCTGCTCGGCAGCGCGACAGCACTCGTCATCGACAAGCTCGTCCTCCGCCAGTTGCAACAACGCCTCATCGAGGCCAACGACAGCAAGGGTGACATTGCTCTCGCGCCAGCTCCCGATGTTTCTGGTCTTACCAACGAACTCGCAGCATCGGAACGAAAAGGGCGTGAAAGCGAAGAACTGTTTCGTCAGATGGCGATTAACGCGTCAGATGTGCTTTACGCCATGTATCCCGAAAGCGAGCGCATGGAATGGTTCGGGCAAATTGACCAGATGCTCGGTTTCGCCAACGGCAGTTTTCCGCGCACGGTCGAAGCGTGGGCCGAGCATATTCATCCCGACGAAGCGGAAAACATAATTTCGCTTTACACGCGTTCCTGCGAAAGCGGCGAACAGTTCTCGGTTGAGTATCGGATGCGGCACCGCAACGGCTCTTATCGCACCTGGAGCCACCGTGGAAAGCCGTTGTTCGACGGCAACAAGCGATTACAGCGCGTAATCGGCGCGTGTACCGACATCACCGACCGCAAGCGCGCTGAAGCCCGCCTGCGCGAAAGCGAAGAAAAGCTTTCGCGCATTGTCGAAACCGCCGCCAACGGAATCCTGATTTGTGGCCGAGACGATACCATTACTTTTGCCAACCCTGCTGCCGAAGCGATTTTCGGGGCAGGCCGCGACGAAGTGACAAACCAGAAGTATGGCGGCGGAAGCTGGCGGCTCACGCGTGCCGATGGCGGAGAATTCCCGCACGGTGAATGGCCGGGCGCGTGGGCCATTGCTTCGGGTGAAGCTGTTTACAACATCGAACACTCCATCGAGCAGGGCAACGGACGTGTTGTGGTCGTGTCCGTTAATGCCGCGCCGATTCACGATGACAACGGCGAAATCATCTCGGCGGTTCTGGGTATCACTGACGTTACAGGCCGCAAAGCGCTCGAAGATCGTCTGACGTTTCAAGCGTTCCACGACCCGCTGACCAAACTTCCCAACCGCGCGCTGCTGATGGACCGGTTAACGCACGCCATTATTCGCGCGCGGCGCAGCAAAACTGGAGTTGCGGTTTTGTTTCTCGATTTGGACAACTTCAAGAAAACCAACGACACGCTCGGCCACGACGCGGGTGACGAGTTACTGAAAGCAACCGCCGAACGACTCAAAACCTGCGTGCGTGGCGGCGACACAGCGGCGCGTTTCGCAGGCGATGAATTTGTTTTGCTGCTCGATAACATCGTCGATGAAGCGGGCGCAGTTATTGTTGCCGACCGCGTTTTGAAAACGCTGATGGAATCGGTGGAAATCAAAGGCGAGCAGGTTTACGCGCCGCCGTCGATTGGCCTCGCATTGGGAACTCCCGACGACTCCGCTGAAACCGTGCTGAAACGCGCTGACGAAGCGATGTATCTCGCCAAGCGCGGCGGCAAAGCGCGTTACGTCATCTGGCGCGAAGAAAGTCCGGTCGAAATCAACGTGACTCCGTAA
- a CDS encoding HD domain-containing phosphohydrolase, which translates to MELQPAGGWRVETGQVVSEITERLLAWMTVVHATVSRAHTAASVGQGLMALLEAEGAAVLVRDGGRLAPMWLSWHENRRSEDRDESHPIEYLDGGLLAVVGDTPFFSDTATPPVQILLGDACDILFETGAPQLTTADTVRDTSLYAMAQQATIPELPSLVVPLVNESGTEGVVLLWIATPDGLVGDEFRIPLQAAARQAGALLASARACELGGSAERDFSALLAEAADMREPYRVGHSPNVAHWCGVIARGMNLSESDVEHCELAGLLHAMGKLTIPDEILQKSLALSDEERSLVRKAIVSGGDQLMQVRGLEEVALAVRHQGEWWNGSGLPDGLAGEAIPLEARILAVALRFCAMTRSRAGRRAMSVVGGAFETLANDAGTALDPKVVRAFLATMGRRLDAPRPTPPAPESSDSQ; encoded by the coding sequence ATGGAACTTCAACCGGCAGGAGGCTGGCGCGTCGAAACCGGCCAGGTCGTATCGGAAATCACGGAGCGCTTGCTTGCGTGGATGACCGTCGTTCATGCAACTGTTTCGCGCGCCCATACTGCGGCGAGCGTCGGTCAGGGGTTAATGGCGTTGCTCGAAGCCGAAGGCGCTGCCGTCCTGGTCCGCGATGGCGGTCGTTTGGCACCGATGTGGCTTTCCTGGCACGAGAACCGTCGTTCAGAGGACCGCGATGAATCACATCCAATAGAGTATCTCGATGGCGGATTGCTCGCTGTGGTTGGCGACACGCCATTTTTTTCCGATACAGCCACACCGCCGGTGCAAATTCTCCTTGGCGACGCGTGCGACATTCTTTTTGAAACCGGTGCGCCGCAACTCACCACAGCCGACACTGTCCGCGACACCTCGCTTTACGCGATGGCACAGCAGGCGACCATTCCCGAACTCCCTTCACTCGTCGTGCCGCTTGTCAACGAAAGTGGTACGGAAGGCGTTGTGCTCCTATGGATCGCAACGCCTGACGGTCTCGTCGGTGACGAATTCCGCATACCGTTACAGGCCGCGGCGCGCCAGGCCGGTGCACTGCTCGCCTCGGCACGCGCCTGCGAACTGGGTGGCAGTGCCGAACGCGATTTCAGTGCGCTGCTTGCCGAGGCCGCCGATATGCGCGAGCCATATCGCGTTGGACATTCGCCTAACGTCGCGCATTGGTGCGGAGTCATTGCACGCGGCATGAACCTCAGCGAAAGCGATGTGGAGCACTGCGAACTGGCTGGTTTGCTGCATGCCATGGGGAAGCTCACGATTCCCGATGAAATTCTGCAAAAAAGCCTCGCCCTTTCCGACGAGGAGCGCTCGCTTGTCCGCAAAGCCATCGTTTCCGGCGGCGACCAATTAATGCAGGTGCGCGGGTTGGAAGAAGTTGCTCTCGCCGTGAGGCATCAGGGCGAATGGTGGAATGGAAGCGGCTTGCCCGATGGACTCGCTGGTGAAGCGATTCCTCTCGAAGCGCGCATTTTGGCCGTTGCGCTGCGTTTTTGCGCCATGACACGTTCGCGGGCCGGACGGCGCGCGATGTCGGTTGTCGGCGGCGCCTTTGAAACTCTCGCCAACGATGCGGGGACTGCTCTCGACCCGAAAGTCGTGCGCGCGTTTCTCGCGACCATGGGACGTCGACTCGATGCTCCTCGTCCTACACCACCCGCACCAGAAAGTTCCGATAGCCAATAA
- the tsaD gene encoding tRNA (adenosine(37)-N6)-threonylcarbamoyltransferase complex transferase subunit TsaD yields MNDFLTLAIETSCDETSVALLRGDREILVNLIASQIEAHQLFGGVVPEIASRKHLELLAPLLETARHEGGFEWRDLGLIAVTHGPGLAGALLVGVSAAKALAWANDLPIVPVNHIEGHVCSNFLASPELEFPLLALVVSGGHSDLILMRGFGHYERLGRTRDDAVGEAFDKVARTLGLPLPGGPSLETLAREGDPKAFRFGVSLFENFDVSFSGLKTAGAQAMRREGANAADVAASFQAAAVAQLHSATRRALEAFPETRTLGICGGVAANSAIRHSMQNLAADKGVAFSAPPSILCTDNAAMIAAAGYFRHVKLGQRNAPDFEAHSVLPIA; encoded by the coding sequence ATGAATGATTTTCTGACTTTAGCGATTGAAACCTCGTGCGACGAAACCAGCGTGGCCCTTTTGCGCGGCGACCGTGAAATTCTGGTGAACCTGATTGCCTCGCAAATCGAAGCGCACCAGTTATTTGGCGGCGTGGTTCCCGAAATCGCCTCGCGCAAGCATTTGGAACTGCTGGCTCCGCTGCTCGAAACCGCGCGGCACGAAGGCGGTTTTGAATGGCGCGATTTAGGCCTTATTGCTGTTACTCATGGGCCGGGCTTGGCGGGCGCACTTCTGGTTGGCGTCTCGGCGGCGAAAGCCCTCGCGTGGGCGAACGACCTTCCGATTGTTCCGGTTAATCATATCGAAGGGCACGTTTGCTCGAACTTTCTGGCCTCGCCTGAACTGGAATTTCCCCTGCTGGCCCTCGTCGTTTCCGGAGGGCACAGCGATTTAATTTTGATGCGTGGCTTTGGCCACTACGAGCGTTTGGGAAGGACGCGCGATGACGCCGTTGGCGAAGCGTTCGATAAGGTCGCGCGGACGCTCGGCTTGCCGCTTCCCGGCGGCCCCTCGCTGGAAACTCTTGCGCGCGAGGGCGACCCGAAAGCGTTTCGCTTCGGAGTTTCACTTTTTGAGAACTTCGATGTGTCGTTTAGCGGACTCAAGACGGCGGGCGCGCAAGCGATGCGGCGCGAAGGCGCAAACGCTGCCGACGTCGCGGCCAGTTTTCAGGCCGCAGCGGTTGCGCAGTTACACAGCGCCACGCGCCGCGCGCTTGAAGCATTTCCCGAAACACGCACGCTGGGTATTTGCGGCGGTGTGGCAGCTAACAGTGCGATTCGACACTCGATGCAGAATCTGGCGGCGGATAAAGGTGTCGCGTTTTCTGCGCCGCCGTCGATTCTGTGCACTGACAACGCCGCGATGATTGCGGCCGCCGGTTACTTTCGCCACGTCAAATTAGGGCAGAGAAATGCGCCCGACTTTGAAGCGCATTCGGTATTACCGATTGCGTAA
- the thiL gene encoding thiamine-phosphate kinase, whose protein sequence is MKLDELGEFGWIDRVRKQLAVRGGVRVGIGDDAAVLAPLSSPVITCDALVEDVHFRRDWTTPRALGRKSMAVNVSDIAAMGGIPVAAFVTLAISARDDAVFLDELYAGFEDAAREFEFTVAGGDTVRSRGGLQISVSIVGNAPRPVLRSGARVGDAVVVTGNLGESAAGLWILQNPEIVRAISHQSTAYLLSRHCEPSARVGAMQAALATEDVHAALDISDGLVGDAGHIARKSGVTLEFEVGRLPVSPELREAALVAAPHDAEIQLRHWMLAGGEDYELLLCVAPEAAESVCAAIRQSGTAAMIAGRCVTAGKDAVVVRDARARNIEVPRAWTHF, encoded by the coding sequence ATGAAACTCGATGAATTGGGTGAGTTCGGCTGGATCGACCGCGTGCGCAAGCAGCTTGCTGTGCGCGGGGGGGTTAGGGTTGGCATCGGCGACGACGCGGCTGTGCTCGCGCCGCTTTCTTCTCCGGTCATTACCTGCGATGCTCTTGTGGAAGACGTGCATTTTCGGCGCGACTGGACTACGCCGCGCGCACTGGGCCGCAAGTCGATGGCGGTAAATGTGTCGGATATTGCCGCTATGGGTGGAATTCCGGTCGCGGCCTTTGTCACGCTTGCGATTTCGGCGCGCGACGACGCAGTGTTTCTCGACGAGCTTTACGCCGGATTCGAAGATGCTGCCCGCGAATTTGAGTTCACCGTCGCGGGCGGCGACACCGTTCGCTCTCGCGGTGGCTTGCAGATTTCGGTTTCGATTGTCGGCAACGCACCGCGTCCGGTTTTGCGTTCGGGGGCTCGTGTTGGCGACGCTGTAGTTGTCACCGGAAATTTAGGTGAAAGCGCAGCGGGTCTATGGATTCTGCAAAATCCCGAAATCGTGCGCGCGATTTCGCACCAATCGACGGCGTATCTGTTGTCGCGCCATTGCGAGCCATCGGCGCGCGTGGGCGCGATGCAAGCGGCTTTGGCCACGGAAGACGTTCATGCGGCGCTTGATATTTCCGACGGACTGGTGGGAGACGCGGGACACATCGCGCGAAAATCTGGTGTGACACTGGAATTTGAGGTGGGCAGGTTACCTGTTTCTCCGGAGTTGCGCGAAGCGGCGCTGGTTGCAGCGCCGCACGATGCAGAAATTCAGTTGCGCCACTGGATGCTTGCCGGTGGAGAAGATTATGAATTGCTTTTATGCGTCGCGCCGGAAGCAGCCGAGTCCGTCTGTGCCGCCATCCGGCAGAGTGGAACGGCGGCTATGATTGCGGGGCGCTGCGTAACGGCGGGCAAAGACGCAGTCGTTGTGCGCGATGCGCGTGCGCGAAATATCGAAGTGCCGCGCGCGTGGACGCATTTTTAA
- a CDS encoding AAA family ATPase → MVHLKSLARKGRAGNDFPFDVPAIYELQSLQFTAGVTFFAGENGSGKSTLLEAIAAATNSIAVGAADIENDETLSAARTLADDLRLGWNKRGVRGFFFRAEDFFAFAQRMHAMRIDFRSRAAHYAEELKARPVDEGLRRAYGSMLRQQRAIEERYGENLDARSHGEGFLHLFQSRMVPRGLYLLDEPEAALSPMRQLAFLSLIKNALAEDCQFIIATHSPILLAFPDAQILDFSSPPIAATEYDELEGVRLMRSFLENREAFLRRL, encoded by the coding sequence ATGGTTCATCTGAAATCTCTGGCGCGCAAGGGGCGGGCAGGCAACGACTTTCCGTTCGACGTGCCGGCAATTTATGAACTGCAATCATTGCAATTTACAGCGGGTGTGACATTCTTTGCGGGTGAAAACGGGTCGGGCAAATCGACGCTCTTGGAAGCGATTGCTGCTGCGACCAACTCCATCGCAGTCGGTGCTGCCGATATTGAAAACGATGAAACGCTTAGTGCGGCGCGCACGCTTGCCGATGATTTGCGGCTCGGCTGGAACAAGCGCGGCGTCCGTGGCTTCTTTTTTCGCGCTGAAGATTTTTTCGCCTTCGCCCAGCGAATGCACGCAATGCGCATCGACTTCCGAAGTCGCGCCGCGCACTATGCCGAGGAATTAAAAGCGCGGCCCGTCGACGAAGGCTTGCGCCGCGCCTATGGCTCGATGCTCAGACAGCAGCGCGCCATCGAGGAACGCTACGGCGAGAATCTCGATGCCCGCTCTCATGGCGAAGGTTTTCTGCACTTGTTTCAATCGCGGATGGTGCCGCGCGGGCTGTATTTGCTCGACGAACCAGAAGCTGCGCTTTCACCGATGCGCCAACTCGCTTTCCTGTCGCTGATAAAGAATGCACTCGCCGAAGATTGTCAATTTATCATTGCGACGCATTCGCCGATATTGCTAGCGTTTCCCGATGCGCAAATTCTCGACTTTTCTTCGCCGCCCATTGCCGCAACCGAATACGACGAACTGGAAGGCGTTCGCTTGATGCGTTCGTTTCTAGAGAACCGTGAAGCGTTTTTGCGCCGTTTGTAA
- the serA gene encoding phosphoglycerate dehydrogenase encodes MPRVLICDAISDDGLKILRESAEVDVKTGLSEAELVEIAPNYEAMMVRSATKITRPILEAATKLQIVGRAGVGIDNIDVTAATERGVIVVNSPAGNTVAVAELTLGMMLSLVRKLGPAGASMKAGDWKRSKFMGTEIYGKTLGVIGTGKIGTEVIKRAQAFGMNVLGFDPFLTTQRAQQLNIEACEVDDICERADFITLHTPLTKDTKHLINAARLAKMKPTTVVINCSRGGIIDETALYEALSNGKLGGAGLDVFEVEPPKDTPLRELDNVLLTPHLGASTEEAQVEVAVDVARQIREVFAGRAPQSAVNLPPVPPEAREFLAPFLPLAEKLGRAQAQIADGRIESVELKFCGELSEYDTSSLTRVFLKGLLQPSFDTPVTYVNAPMLAQQRGVGITESKSARSDDYANLIETRVVRNDDGHERAREIDGTVFERVPHIVAIQGLRVDVVPEGTLLVIPNTDRPGMVGRVGTLLGDAAINIVGMQVGRKERGERAVMVLSLDEAVPQSTLEQLDAMEDLFGARQIDMS; translated from the coding sequence ATGCCCAGAGTTTTGATATGCGATGCGATTAGCGATGATGGTTTGAAGATTTTGCGAGAGAGTGCCGAAGTCGATGTCAAAACGGGCTTGAGCGAAGCAGAACTGGTGGAAATCGCGCCCAACTACGAAGCGATGATGGTGCGCAGTGCGACGAAAATTACCCGACCAATTCTTGAAGCCGCGACAAAGTTGCAAATCGTTGGACGCGCGGGTGTTGGCATCGACAACATCGATGTCACCGCCGCAACCGAACGAGGCGTGATTGTCGTCAATTCACCGGCGGGAAACACGGTTGCTGTTGCCGAATTGACGCTCGGCATGATGCTTTCTCTGGTGCGCAAGCTTGGCCCGGCGGGTGCGTCGATGAAAGCCGGCGACTGGAAACGCAGCAAGTTTATGGGCACCGAAATTTACGGCAAAACGCTCGGCGTTATTGGAACCGGCAAAATCGGAACGGAGGTTATCAAGCGCGCGCAGGCCTTCGGCATGAATGTGCTGGGCTTCGATCCGTTTCTCACCACGCAGCGTGCGCAACAGTTGAACATTGAAGCGTGTGAAGTCGATGACATTTGCGAGCGGGCCGATTTTATCACGCTTCACACGCCGCTCACCAAAGACACCAAACACCTCATCAACGCCGCGCGCTTAGCGAAGATGAAACCGACGACGGTTGTTATCAATTGCTCACGCGGCGGAATTATCGACGAAACCGCGCTTTATGAGGCGTTGTCGAACGGCAAACTGGGCGGCGCCGGACTCGATGTGTTTGAAGTCGAGCCGCCAAAAGACACGCCGTTGCGCGAACTGGACAATGTGCTTCTGACGCCGCATTTGGGTGCGAGCACCGAAGAAGCGCAGGTTGAAGTTGCCGTCGATGTTGCCCGGCAGATTCGCGAAGTCTTCGCCGGACGCGCGCCGCAAAGCGCCGTCAATTTGCCACCGGTTCCGCCCGAAGCGCGCGAATTCCTCGCGCCGTTTTTGCCGCTTGCCGAAAAACTGGGCCGCGCACAGGCACAAATCGCCGATGGCCGCATCGAATCGGTGGAGTTGAAATTCTGCGGCGAACTGTCCGAATACGACACGTCATCGCTCACACGCGTCTTTCTCAAAGGCCTGTTGCAACCGAGTTTCGACACGCCGGTAACGTACGTGAACGCGCCGATGCTGGCGCAACAGCGCGGCGTGGGCATCACCGAAAGCAAAAGCGCGCGTAGCGACGATTACGCCAACCTCATCGAAACACGTGTGGTGCGCAACGATGATGGACACGAACGCGCGCGGGAAATTGACGGCACCGTTTTCGAACGCGTCCCGCACATCGTTGCGATTCAGGGTTTGCGGGTCGATGTGGTGCCTGAAGGGACTTTGCTGGTGATTCCCAACACCGACCGGCCCGGAATGGTTGGACGTGTCGGAACACTGCTCGGCGACGCAGCAATTAACATCGTCGGGATGCAAGTAGGACGCAAGGAACGCGGCGAACGCGCCGTGATGGTACTCAGTCTCGATGAGGCTGTTCCGCAGTCAACGCTGGAACAACTCGACGCGATGGAAGACTTGTTTGGTGCCCGACAGATCGATATGAGTTAG
- the thiE gene encoding thiamine phosphate synthase, with translation MNSLDNPALRRGLYVITDAALGGGHLPIARAAVAGGARIVQLRDKSARPLSKILAEARAVRAITQASDVLLFINDRLDLALACEADGVHLGPDDLPVAAARRIVPAGFLVGASCGTPDEARRATDEGANIIGAGAIFGTQTKKDAGDAIGVEALSAIVAATSLPVAAIGGVSLANIARVTAAGASFACVVSAVASAGDEIAMTQSVGALIRAAGFK, from the coding sequence GTGAATTCTCTCGACAATCCTGCGCTGAGGCGCGGTTTATATGTTATCACCGACGCTGCCCTTGGCGGCGGCCATCTCCCAATTGCACGCGCTGCTGTCGCGGGCGGCGCGCGCATTGTCCAATTGCGTGATAAATCAGCGAGGCCTCTGAGTAAAATCCTCGCTGAGGCGCGTGCCGTGCGCGCGATAACGCAAGCGTCGGACGTCCTGTTGTTCATCAACGACCGTCTCGATCTTGCGCTTGCCTGCGAAGCCGATGGAGTGCATCTCGGCCCCGACGATCTGCCGGTCGCAGCAGCGCGGCGCATCGTGCCCGCAGGCTTTCTCGTCGGCGCTTCGTGTGGCACGCCCGACGAAGCGCGCCGCGCCACAGATGAAGGCGCAAATATTATCGGAGCAGGCGCCATTTTCGGCACTCAAACCAAGAAAGATGCAGGCGACGCGATTGGTGTCGAAGCCTTGAGTGCAATCGTCGCTGCCACTTCGCTGCCCGTTGCGGCTATCGGAGGCGTGTCTCTCGCGAACATCGCGCGAGTTACGGCTGCCGGTGCCTCGTTTGCGTGCGTGGTCAGCGCTGTTGCCTCGGCGGGCGACGAGATCGCCATGACCCAAAGTGTCGGCGCACTAATTCGCGCAGCAGGTTTCAAATGA
- the tsaB gene encoding tRNA (adenosine(37)-N6)-threonylcarbamoyltransferase complex dimerization subunit type 1 TsaB, whose translation MKIIALEAGSDAAIAALENEDVQAVMRFEDARSVSRVLPTAFDEVLQSAGWERGDVEALAVGVGPGSWTSLRIALSTMKTWAQSCNLPLAGVPSFDAYAVAAWSALPDEFTSHDALLLVVGPSRANEIYAKLFLCRDDGISVAQAERIASPQETLDTAAVEAMSHDLDTPLIVTGAAADQIVAAAQAHGDDSLVAVTLAPEAVAAAIARLGAGQIEAGEGDPLAVEPLYLAPSAAERNLGMK comes from the coding sequence ATGAAAATTATTGCCCTGGAAGCTGGAAGCGATGCCGCGATTGCCGCACTCGAAAATGAAGATGTTCAGGCCGTTATGCGCTTCGAGGACGCGCGTTCCGTTTCGCGCGTGCTGCCAACGGCCTTCGATGAAGTTTTGCAAAGCGCCGGTTGGGAGCGCGGCGACGTTGAAGCCCTCGCCGTTGGTGTCGGCCCCGGTTCGTGGACAAGCCTGCGCATCGCCCTTTCCACAATGAAGACGTGGGCGCAAAGCTGCAACCTGCCGCTCGCCGGCGTGCCCAGTTTCGATGCCTATGCCGTTGCTGCGTGGAGCGCGCTGCCGGATGAATTCACTTCACATGATGCCTTGTTACTTGTTGTGGGCCCGTCGAGAGCGAACGAAATCTACGCCAAGCTCTTTCTGTGCCGTGATGATGGAATTAGCGTGGCACAAGCCGAGCGCATTGCTTCGCCGCAGGAAACGCTGGATACGGCGGCTGTCGAGGCGATGTCACACGATCTGGATACGCCGCTCATTGTTACCGGTGCTGCCGCCGACCAGATTGTCGCCGCAGCGCAGGCTCATGGCGATGATTCACTTGTCGCCGTCACCCTTGCACCTGAAGCTGTCGCAGCGGCCATCGCACGCTTAGGCGCGGGACAAATCGAAGCTGGCGAAGGCGACCCGTTGGCCGTGGAACCGTTGTATCTCGCACCTTCGGCGGCAGAACGCAATTTGGGTATGAAATAA
- the tsaE gene encoding tRNA (adenosine(37)-N6)-threonylcarbamoyltransferase complex ATPase subunit type 1 TsaE produces the protein MISSVISTSSETTRSLGNELGTRLQPGDIVFLSGDLGAGKTTFTQGVAASLGIDEAPSPTYVLIIEHNGTIPLLHLDAYRLEGACFDAVREAGIEDFFGRDDAVRIVEWPEFVADWVPSPHLNKHYHVRIEHGATPDERRIDISPEFDRTL, from the coding sequence GTGATTTCTTCTGTCATTTCTACGTCGTCTGAAACGACTCGTTCTCTGGGAAACGAACTTGGCACACGCTTGCAGCCTGGCGACATTGTCTTTCTTTCGGGAGACCTTGGCGCCGGTAAAACGACCTTCACTCAGGGCGTGGCCGCGTCGCTCGGCATCGATGAAGCGCCGTCGCCGACGTATGTGCTGATTATTGAACATAATGGCACAATTCCGTTGCTTCATCTCGATGCGTATCGTTTGGAAGGCGCGTGTTTCGATGCGGTGCGCGAAGCCGGAATCGAAGACTTCTTTGGGCGTGACGACGCCGTTCGCATTGTTGAATGGCCGGAGTTCGTCGCCGATTGGGTGCCTTCGCCGCATCTCAACAAGCATTATCATGTGCGCATCGAACATGGAGCAACGCCCGACGAACGCCGCATCGATATTAGCCCGGAATTCGACCGTACTTTATGA